A genomic segment from Archangium lipolyticum encodes:
- the ccmA gene encoding heme ABC exporter ATP-binding protein CcmA, with protein MIEARKLTKHYGSATAVKDASFTVAAGEVVGLLGPNGAGKTTLLRMLAGVLTPSEGEGVVAGSSTATDAFGIKQRLGFLSGDTALSQRLTPREVLTFFGQLHELKPAELKRRTEELIARFEMGPFADKPCGTLSAGQKQRANVARAFLHDPPALILDEPTTALDVLSGRFLLDAIRAAKDAGKAILFSTHVMGEVDYLCDRVVLLHQGQVLDQGPIPEVCARAGVRTLTEAFLHYLPSRSA; from the coding sequence ATGATCGAAGCCCGGAAGCTGACGAAGCACTACGGGAGCGCCACGGCCGTGAAGGACGCGAGCTTCACGGTGGCCGCGGGCGAGGTGGTGGGCCTGCTGGGCCCCAACGGCGCGGGGAAGACGACGCTGCTGCGCATGCTGGCCGGAGTCCTCACGCCGTCCGAGGGCGAGGGCGTGGTGGCGGGGTCGAGCACCGCGACGGACGCCTTCGGCATCAAGCAGCGGCTGGGCTTCCTCTCGGGAGACACGGCGCTCTCCCAGCGGCTGACACCGCGCGAGGTGCTGACCTTCTTCGGCCAGCTGCACGAGCTGAAGCCGGCGGAGCTGAAGCGGCGCACGGAGGAGCTCATCGCGCGGTTCGAGATGGGGCCGTTCGCGGACAAGCCGTGCGGGACGCTGTCGGCGGGGCAAAAGCAGCGGGCGAACGTGGCGCGCGCGTTCCTGCACGACCCACCGGCGCTCATCCTGGACGAGCCCACCACGGCGCTGGACGTGCTGAGCGGGCGCTTCCTGCTGGACGCCATCCGCGCGGCGAAGGACGCGGGCAAGGCCATCCTCTTCTCCACGCACGTGATGGGCGAGGTCGATTACCTGTGCGACCGGGTGGTGCTGCTGCACCAGGGCCAGGTGCTCGACCAGGGTCCCATCCCCGAGGTGTGCGCCCGCGCCGGAGTCCGCACGCTCACCGAGGCCTTCCTCCACTATCTCCCCTCGCGGTCCGCCTGA